A stretch of the Lolium perenne isolate Kyuss_39 chromosome 3, Kyuss_2.0, whole genome shotgun sequence genome encodes the following:
- the LOC127338281 gene encoding uncharacterized protein, which produces MAPNGDAAVARPKQQQQQRPRRISMEGLQRAMSDLALEFTKKVVVLDAAARLPAVSEQVDDARCECCGMTEECSAEYVRRVRERYCGRWVCGLCTAAVSAEADRSGTATEEALAAHMGVCGRFNSLGRANPVLMQTEAMREILRKRSPRGNLTRSSSCIPAITKDLNCTKK; this is translated from the coding sequence ATGGCGCCCAACGGTGACGCGGCGGTGGCGCGAccgaagcagcagcagcagcagaggcCGCGGAGGATCTCGATGGAGGGGCTCCAGCGCGCCATGTCCGACCTGGCCCTGGAGTTCACCAAGAAGGTGGTCGTCCTGGACGCGGCGGCCAGGCTGCCGGCCGTGTCGGAGCAGGTGGACGACGCGCGGTGCGAGTGCTGCGGCATGACGGAGGAGTGCTCCGCCGAGTACGTGCGGCGCGTGCGGGAGCGCTACTGCGGGAGGTGGGTGTGCGGGCTGTGCACGGCGGCGGTGAGCGCCGAGGCGGACAGGAGCGGGACGGCGACGGAGGAGGCCCTGGCGGCGCACATGGGCGTCTGCGGCCGGTTCAACAGCCTGGGCCGCGCCAACCCGGTGCTCATGCAGACGGAGGCCATGAGGgagatcctcaggaagaggagcccCAGAGGCAACCTCACCAGGAGCTCCAGCTGCATCCCTGCCATCACCAAGGACCTCAACTGCACCAAGAAGTAG